From the genome of Neisseria lisongii, one region includes:
- the miaB gene encoding tRNA (N6-isopentenyl adenosine(37)-C2)-methylthiotransferase MiaB: MKKVFIRTFGCQMNEYDSEKMLAVLAEEHGGIEQVNEADEADIILFNTCSVREKAQEKVFSDLGRVRPLKEKNPNLIIGVAGCVASQEGETIIKRAPYVDVVFGPQTLHRLPKMIVDKETTGHAQVDISFPEIEKFDHLPPARVEGGSAFISIMEGCSKYCSFCVVPYTRGEEFSRPLNDVLTEIAGLAQQGVKEINLLGQNVNAYRGEMENGEICDFATLLRIVHEIPGIERMRFTTSHPREFSDSIIECYRDLPKLVSHLHLPIQSGSDRVLSAMKRGYTALEYKSIIRKLRAIRPDLCLSSDFIVGFPGETEREFEQTLKLVKDIAFDLSFVFIYSPRPGTPAANLHDDTPHEEKVRRLEALNEVIEAETARINQTMVGTVQRCLVEGISKKDPDQLQARTANNRVVNFNGTPDMINQMIDLEITEAYTFSLRGKLPEA, from the coding sequence ATGAAAAAAGTATTTATCCGCACCTTCGGCTGCCAGATGAACGAATACGACAGCGAAAAAATGCTGGCGGTTTTGGCCGAGGAACACGGCGGCATCGAGCAGGTAAACGAAGCCGACGAAGCCGACATTATCCTGTTCAACACCTGTTCTGTGCGTGAAAAAGCGCAGGAAAAAGTCTTTTCCGACTTAGGACGGGTGCGCCCCCTGAAAGAAAAAAATCCCAACCTGATTATCGGCGTGGCCGGCTGCGTGGCCTCGCAAGAGGGCGAAACCATCATCAAACGCGCACCCTATGTGGACGTGGTGTTCGGCCCGCAAACGCTGCACCGCCTGCCGAAAATGATTGTGGACAAAGAAACCACCGGTCATGCCCAAGTCGATATTTCCTTCCCCGAAATCGAAAAATTCGACCACCTGCCGCCCGCCAGAGTAGAGGGCGGTAGCGCCTTTATCTCGATTATGGAAGGCTGTTCCAAATACTGCTCGTTCTGCGTTGTACCTTATACCCGGGGCGAAGAATTTTCCCGCCCGCTCAACGACGTTTTAACCGAAATCGCCGGCTTGGCACAGCAGGGCGTGAAAGAAATCAACCTGTTGGGACAAAACGTCAACGCCTATCGGGGCGAAATGGAAAACGGAGAAATCTGCGACTTCGCCACCCTGCTGCGCATCGTGCATGAAATCCCCGGCATCGAAAGAATGCGGTTCACCACCAGCCACCCGCGCGAATTTTCCGACTCGATTATCGAATGCTATCGAGACCTGCCCAAGCTGGTGTCCCACCTGCACCTGCCGATTCAAAGCGGCTCGGATCGGGTATTGTCGGCCATGAAACGGGGCTACACCGCCTTGGAATACAAATCGATTATCCGCAAACTGCGGGCCATCCGCCCCGATTTGTGCCTGAGCAGCGACTTCATCGTCGGCTTCCCCGGCGAAACCGAACGAGAGTTTGAACAAACCCTCAAACTGGTAAAAGACATCGCCTTTGATTTGAGCTTCGTCTTTATTTACAGCCCCCGCCCCGGCACACCCGCCGCCAATCTGCACGACGACACGCCGCACGAAGAAAAAGTCCGCCGTTTGGAAGCCTTAAACGAAGTCATCGAAGCCGAAACCGCCCGCATCAACCAAACCATGGTCGGCACCGTGCAACGCTGTCTGGTCGAAGGCATTTCCAAAAAAGACCCCGACCAGCTTCAGGCACGCACCGCCAACAACCGTGTGGTCAATTTCAACGGCACGCCGGACATGATTAACCAAATGATTGATTTGGAAATCACCGAAGCCTATACCTTCTCACTGCGGGGAAAATTGCCCGAAGCATAA